One genomic segment of Helianthus annuus cultivar XRQ/B chromosome 14, HanXRQr2.0-SUNRISE, whole genome shotgun sequence includes these proteins:
- the LOC110909059 gene encoding ankyrin repeat-containing protein ITN1-like, translating into MMPLYAAAMNKNYEVVKYLYECSNDLRDDGWTTQKRGWLLKKCVEGDMFDVALRIVKIYPRLESGEVLKLLALKPEAFSETKSNKIKRNINSVFSLIGLTFGAYEKESKALQVLKIIWEDIAKRPRNEIDSILRGLDDPVVDSDSSADSQRGKNSHTRHYSSQVMFIATEKGNTTFLAELIRRYPDLICKVNDNNMSIFHIAVKYRHEGIHNLLNQIGSMKDFITTRIDGDGNNMLHLAGMSTTKERLADVSGAALQMQRELLWFKEVSEAVPFYYKEQKNNKGLTPRELFSKEHEELIKEGEKWLKDTASHCMVVATLIATMVFAAAFTIPGGYNQTDGIPVFYRKPIFIAFVVSDAMSLFLSSTSILTFLSILTSRFAARDFVKTLPIKLMLGITTLFLSITAMMISFSVSFFILYNKEMKWVPILLSFTPPKSTRG; encoded by the exons ATGATGCCACTGTATGCAGCTGCCATGAATAAAAATTATGAAGTGGTGAAGTATCTGTATGAATGTTCAAACGACTTGCGTGATGATGGTTGGACAACTCAAAAGCGTGGTTGGCTTCTTAAGAAATGCGTGGAGGGCGATATGTTCG ATGTGGCCCTGAGGATAGTGAAAATATATCCACGACTTGAAAGTGGGGAAGTGCTTAAACTCTTGGCTCTAAAGCCTGAAGCGTTCTCTGAAACGAAATCAAATAAAATCAAAAGAAACATAAATTCAG TTTTTTCATTAATTGGTTTAACATTTGGAGCTTATGAAAAGGAAAGTAAAGCATTGCAAGTACTAAAAATCATTTGGGAGGATATAGCCAAAAGGCCTAGGAATGAAATTGATAGCATTCTAAGAGGTTTGGATGATCCGGTTGTTGATTCAGATAGTTCAGCTGATTCACAAAGAGGTAAAAACTCACATACAAGACACTACTCTTCCCAAGTAATGTTTATTGCTACAGAAAAGGGCAATACTACGTTTTTAGCTGAGCTCATCCGTCGATATCCTGATCTGATATGCAAGGTAAATGATAACAATATGAGTATATTCCATATTGCTGTCAAATACCGTCATGAGGGTATCCACAATCTGTTGAACCAGATAGGCTCAATGAAGGATTTCATAACTACTCGTATAGATGGTGATGGTAATAATATGTTGCACTTGGCTGGAATGAGTACCACGAAAGAGCGACTTGCTGATGTGTCCGGAGCCGCTTTACAAATGCAAAGAGAATTATTAtggtttaag GAAGTAAGTGAGGCGGTCCCCTTTTATTATAAGGAACAAAAGAACAATAAGGGTTTAACACCACGTGAGTTATTCTCAAAGGAACACGAAGAACTTATTAAAGAAGGTGAGAAGTGGCTGAAAGATACTGCAAGTCATTGTATGGTTGTTGCAACGCTTATTGCCACGATGGTGTTCGCAGCTGCTTTTACAATTCCAGGAGGATATAATCAAACTGATGGTATTCCAGTATTTTATCGAAAACCAATCTTTATTGCCTTTGTAGTGTCAGATGCCATGTCCTTATTCTTATCATCAACATCCATACTCACATTTTTATCAATCCTCACATCTCGTTTTGCCGCACGTGATTTTGTGAAAACATTACCCATAAAGTTGATGTTAGGTATAACAACTCTTTTCCTCTCTATAACAGCCATGATGATAAGTTTTAGCGTCAGCTTCTTTATACTATACAATAAAGAAATGAAATGGGTACCTATCTTGCTTAgtttcacacccccaaaatccacccgcggataa